Proteins from a single region of Streptomyces sp. Tu 3180:
- a CDS encoding MFS transporter produces the protein MHARLAAVLPDLSPWRSSRDFRLLWTQGVVTHVGSVMALIALPLQIKELTGSPLAVGAMGAVELVPLMVFGLYGGALADAVDRRKVIVLTEAGLGLLAAVLLLNALLPSPMLWPLYVVAAGVAALAGLQRPALDSLLARIVPHDQLAAAAALNSLRWQTGAIAGPALAGLVVAYAGNGTAYAVTVASFTVSVLMCRRLAPVPPVEQAARPSLRGIAEGARYAWSRPVLLGTYAVDLAAMFFAFPNTVFPFLADELDADWSLGLMYAAGSVGSLLVSLTSGWVSRTRRHGLLVVFGAAGWGLAMAAAGWTSNVWLVLLCLGLAGAGDMVSGLGRSTIWNQTVPDRLRGRLAGIEVLSYSVGPQLGQVRAGAMAGWTGVRPAIWTGGLACVAAVALLAAALPKLISYDARTDEDARRRAAEGTGTAPGREGAGADR, from the coding sequence ATGCACGCCAGACTCGCCGCCGTGCTCCCCGACCTCTCGCCCTGGCGCTCCTCCCGCGACTTCCGCCTGCTCTGGACGCAGGGCGTCGTCACCCACGTCGGCAGCGTGATGGCGCTGATCGCGCTGCCGCTGCAGATCAAGGAACTGACCGGCTCACCGCTCGCGGTGGGCGCGATGGGCGCCGTCGAACTGGTGCCGCTGATGGTCTTCGGCCTGTACGGCGGGGCGCTCGCCGACGCCGTGGACCGGCGCAAGGTCATCGTGCTGACCGAGGCGGGACTGGGACTGCTGGCCGCCGTCCTGCTGCTGAACGCGCTGCTGCCCAGCCCCATGCTGTGGCCGCTGTACGTGGTCGCGGCCGGTGTCGCGGCACTCGCCGGACTCCAGCGCCCCGCCCTGGACTCGCTGCTGGCCCGGATCGTCCCGCACGACCAGCTCGCCGCCGCGGCCGCGCTGAACTCGCTGCGCTGGCAGACCGGCGCGATCGCCGGACCCGCGCTGGCGGGCCTCGTCGTCGCGTACGCGGGCAACGGCACCGCGTACGCCGTCACGGTGGCGAGCTTCACGGTGTCGGTCCTGATGTGCCGCCGGCTGGCGCCGGTGCCGCCGGTCGAGCAGGCGGCCAGGCCGTCGCTGCGCGGCATCGCGGAGGGGGCCCGGTACGCCTGGTCCCGGCCGGTGCTGCTGGGCACCTACGCGGTCGACCTGGCGGCGATGTTCTTCGCCTTCCCCAACACCGTCTTCCCCTTCCTCGCCGACGAGCTCGACGCCGACTGGTCGCTGGGCCTGATGTACGCGGCGGGCTCCGTCGGGTCGCTGCTGGTCAGCCTGACCAGCGGCTGGGTGTCCCGGACGCGGCGGCACGGCCTGCTGGTGGTGTTCGGCGCGGCCGGCTGGGGCCTGGCGATGGCGGCGGCCGGCTGGACGTCGAACGTCTGGCTGGTGCTGCTGTGCCTCGGGCTGGCGGGAGCGGGGGACATGGTGAGCGGACTGGGCCGCTCCACCATCTGGAACCAGACCGTCCCGGACCGGCTGCGCGGCCGGCTCGCCGGCATCGAGGTCCTCTCCTACAGCGTCGGCCCGCAGCTGGGTCAGGTCCGCGCCGGGGCGATGGCCGGCTGGACCGGCGTCCGCCCCGCGATCTGGACGGGCGGACTCGCGTGCGTCGCGGCGGTGGCCCTGCTCGCCGCCGCGCTGCCGAAGCTCATCAGCTACGACGCCCGCACCGACGAGGACGCCCGCCGGCGCGCCGCCGAGGGCACCGGAACCGCACCGGGCCGTGAGGGTGCCGGCGCCGACCGGTAG
- a CDS encoding SDR family oxidoreductase: MSDPRPGRLLGKVVVVTGAARGQGAAEAGALAREGAHVIATDVTGAPGCRRLDVTSGQDWAKLAAELRESYGRVHGLVNNAGITWRARLDEVRPEDMARVHAVNVTGPLLGIQHLAPLMPPGSSVVNVGSSAALTAHYPVAYTASKWALRGLSRTAALELGPRGIRVNTIHPGYIETGMTASAAPAFREATIRETPLGRTGTVGEVAPLVVFLLSDDASFVTGADIPVDGGLTAHGGVKSVSDALREGTP, from the coding sequence GTGAGCGACCCGCGTCCCGGGAGGCTGCTCGGCAAGGTCGTCGTGGTCACCGGCGCGGCGCGCGGCCAGGGCGCCGCCGAGGCCGGTGCGCTCGCTCGCGAGGGCGCGCACGTCATCGCCACCGACGTGACCGGGGCGCCCGGCTGCCGGCGCCTCGACGTGACCAGCGGGCAGGACTGGGCCAAACTGGCGGCCGAGCTGCGGGAGTCGTACGGGCGGGTGCACGGCCTGGTCAACAACGCCGGCATCACCTGGCGGGCCCGCCTGGACGAGGTACGCCCCGAGGACATGGCCCGCGTCCACGCCGTCAACGTCACCGGTCCGCTCCTCGGCATCCAGCACCTCGCGCCGCTCATGCCGCCCGGCTCCTCCGTCGTCAACGTCGGCTCCTCGGCGGCCCTGACCGCCCACTACCCGGTCGCCTACACCGCCAGCAAGTGGGCGCTGCGCGGCCTGTCGAGGACCGCCGCCCTGGAGCTGGGCCCGCGCGGCATCCGCGTCAACACGATCCACCCCGGCTACATCGAGACCGGGATGACCGCCTCCGCCGCGCCCGCCTTCCGCGAGGCCACCATCCGCGAGACGCCGCTCGGGCGCACCGGAACCGTCGGCGAGGTGGCGCCGCTGGTGGTGTTCCTGCTGTCCGACGACGCGTCGTTCGTCACCGGCGCCGACATCCCGGTCGACGGCGGGCTGACCGCGCACGGCGGCGTCAAGTCCGTCTCCGACGCGCTGCGCGAGGGGACGCCGTGA
- a CDS encoding fumarylacetoacetate hydrolase family protein: MRFAAYEHRGRRRVAVVEGDGVLLPLPGVTSLTALIQETGGLPGLLAAGSAALGVPPGPHVSRVRLLPPLRPASVRDFVTFEEHVEGVRRSVEGTGGVPEQWYAAPTFYFTNPHAVHGHRDGIPVPPGSAVLDFELEVGAVIGREGRDLTPGQARDHIVGYTVFNDWSARDLQSAEMKVGLGPCKGKDTATTLGPYLVTADELEPHRDADGFLRLAMTAEVNGQVVGEDLLSHMSWTFEEMTAYASRGTRVVPGDVLGSGTCGNGGCLAELWGRRGERTPPPLKPGDTVTLTVEGLGTLTNTVVPGVEPVPLPAGRRRSRERP; the protein is encoded by the coding sequence ATGCGTTTCGCCGCTTACGAACACCGAGGCCGCCGCCGGGTGGCGGTCGTGGAGGGGGACGGCGTCCTCCTCCCCCTGCCCGGTGTCACCTCGCTCACCGCGCTGATCCAGGAGACCGGCGGGCTCCCGGGACTGCTCGCCGCCGGCTCGGCGGCCCTCGGCGTGCCCCCCGGCCCGCACGTCTCCCGGGTCCGGCTGCTGCCCCCGCTCCGGCCCGCCTCGGTGCGGGACTTCGTGACCTTCGAGGAGCACGTGGAGGGGGTGCGCCGGTCCGTGGAGGGCACCGGCGGCGTCCCCGAGCAGTGGTACGCGGCCCCGACGTTCTACTTCACCAACCCGCACGCGGTCCACGGCCACCGCGACGGCATACCGGTCCCGCCCGGGTCGGCCGTGCTGGACTTCGAGCTGGAGGTGGGTGCCGTGATCGGCCGGGAGGGCCGGGACCTCACCCCCGGGCAGGCCCGCGACCACATCGTCGGCTACACCGTCTTCAACGACTGGTCCGCGCGCGACCTGCAGTCCGCCGAGATGAAGGTGGGCCTCGGCCCCTGCAAGGGCAAGGACACCGCCACCACCCTCGGCCCGTACCTGGTCACCGCCGACGAGCTGGAGCCGCACCGGGACGCCGACGGCTTCCTGCGCCTCGCCATGACCGCCGAGGTCAACGGGCAGGTCGTCGGCGAGGACCTGCTGTCCCACATGAGCTGGACCTTCGAGGAGATGACCGCCTACGCCTCCCGCGGCACCCGCGTCGTGCCCGGTGACGTCCTCGGCTCGGGCACCTGCGGCAACGGCGGCTGCCTCGCCGAGCTGTGGGGCCGGCGCGGCGAGCGGACCCCGCCGCCGCTGAAGCCCGGCGACACCGTCACCCTCACCGTCGAGGGCCTCGGCACCCTCACCAACACCGTCGTCCCCGGTGTCGAGCCCGTCCCGCTGCCGGCCGGCCGGCGCCGGTCCCGGGAGCGGCCGTGA
- a CDS encoding amidohydrolase family protein, with product MTAPEPRTATPTVDVHAHVLLPEIEALVEERPERAEARALDARRNGPAALAVSGPMVRERAPRMTDPAVRLAAMDAQGVDVQLVSPSPSHYHYWAGEETAEKVYRLANEATAAHCSAAPGRLRGLGLVPLQHPALAVDALDHALARGLLGVEISSHAPGRELSDPAYEPFWARAEETGALLFLHPFGCTLDERLDRWYLSNTVGQPTENAVALSHLIFSGVLDRHPGLKLIAAHGGGYLPTHIGRSDHAWSARSDAGAGCAHPPSSYLKRLYFDSLVHDPHVLRELVRVAGPGRVLLGSDFPFDMGTEDPVGALRAARLPDADFHAVRGGNAAALLRKD from the coding sequence GTGACCGCGCCGGAGCCCCGGACGGCCACTCCCACCGTCGACGTCCACGCGCACGTCCTGCTTCCCGAGATCGAGGCGCTGGTCGAGGAGCGGCCCGAACGGGCCGAGGCGCGCGCGCTGGACGCCCGCCGCAACGGCCCCGCCGCCCTCGCGGTCAGCGGCCCCATGGTGCGCGAGCGCGCCCCCCGGATGACCGACCCGGCCGTGCGGCTGGCCGCGATGGACGCCCAGGGCGTGGACGTCCAGCTGGTCAGCCCCTCACCCTCGCACTACCACTACTGGGCCGGCGAGGAGACGGCCGAGAAGGTGTACCGGCTGGCCAACGAGGCGACCGCCGCGCACTGTTCGGCCGCACCCGGCCGACTGCGCGGACTGGGCCTGGTCCCGCTCCAGCACCCGGCGCTCGCGGTCGACGCGCTCGACCACGCCCTCGCGCGGGGGCTGCTCGGCGTGGAGATCTCCAGCCACGCCCCCGGCCGCGAACTCTCCGACCCGGCCTACGAACCCTTCTGGGCGCGGGCCGAGGAGACCGGCGCACTGCTCTTCCTGCATCCCTTCGGCTGCACGCTCGACGAGCGGCTGGACCGCTGGTACCTGTCCAACACGGTCGGGCAGCCCACCGAGAACGCCGTCGCCCTCTCCCACCTGATCTTCTCCGGGGTCCTGGACCGGCACCCCGGGCTCAAGCTGATCGCCGCGCACGGCGGCGGCTACCTGCCCACCCACATCGGCCGCTCCGACCACGCCTGGTCCGCCCGCTCCGACGCGGGCGCCGGCTGCGCCCACCCGCCCAGCAGCTACCTGAAGCGCCTGTACTTCGACTCCCTCGTCCACGACCCGCACGTCCTGCGGGAGCTGGTCCGGGTCGCCGGCCCCGGCCGGGTCCTGCTCGGCTCCGACTTCCCCTTCGACATGGGCACCGAGGACCCCGTCGGCGCACTGCGCGCCGCCCGCCTGCCCGACGCCGACTTCCACGCCGTACGGGGCGGCAACGCCGCCGCCCTCCTGAGGAAGGACTGA
- a CDS encoding FAD-dependent oxidoreductase, whose amino-acid sequence MSTARTVLVIGGGAAGNAATVLLRRAGLAVDLAEAKDDWNATAGSGITLQGNALRVLRELGVWEQVEASGFGFGSVGITAPDGTVLHVQDDLRTGGDDLPAAVGMQRPRLQRILIDAVRASGATVRLGTTAEILDQDADGVRVRLSDGTEHRYDLVVAADGLGSATRAAIGITDRPEPTGMAIWRVAAPRPAGVTRTDLAYGGPAYIAGYCPTSATTLYAYVVEANRDRAGIPPASHADEMRRLTRHYGGFWPEITAHITDPAKVNYTWFDRMLVEGSWHRGRVVLIGDAAHCCPPTLAQGAALSLEDAWVLTQMLTAADTWDDALLRAYHERRISRVRPVVEASVRIGQWQLDGVRDADVPGLMARTMTMLRELP is encoded by the coding sequence ATGAGCACAGCCCGTACGGTCCTGGTGATCGGCGGTGGCGCGGCCGGCAACGCCGCGACGGTCCTGCTGCGCCGCGCCGGACTCGCGGTGGACCTGGCCGAAGCCAAGGACGACTGGAACGCCACCGCGGGCTCCGGCATCACCCTCCAGGGCAACGCCCTGCGCGTCCTGCGCGAACTGGGCGTCTGGGAGCAGGTGGAGGCATCCGGTTTCGGCTTCGGCTCGGTCGGCATCACCGCTCCCGACGGCACCGTCCTGCACGTCCAGGACGACCTGCGCACCGGCGGCGACGACCTGCCCGCCGCCGTCGGCATGCAGCGCCCCCGGCTCCAGCGGATCCTGATCGACGCCGTGCGCGCCAGCGGTGCCACCGTCCGTCTCGGCACCACCGCCGAGATCCTGGACCAGGACGCCGACGGGGTCCGCGTCCGGCTCTCCGACGGCACCGAGCACCGCTACGACCTGGTGGTCGCCGCCGACGGCCTCGGCTCCGCCACCCGCGCCGCGATCGGCATCACCGACAGGCCCGAGCCGACCGGCATGGCCATCTGGCGCGTCGCGGCCCCGCGCCCGGCGGGCGTGACCCGCACCGACCTCGCCTACGGCGGCCCGGCGTACATCGCCGGCTACTGCCCCACCAGCGCGACCACGCTGTACGCGTACGTCGTCGAGGCCAACCGCGACCGCGCCGGGATACCGCCCGCGTCCCACGCCGACGAGATGCGCCGCCTCACCCGGCACTACGGCGGCTTCTGGCCGGAGATCACCGCGCACATCACCGACCCGGCGAAGGTCAACTACACCTGGTTCGACCGGATGCTGGTCGAGGGGTCCTGGCACCGCGGCCGGGTCGTGCTGATCGGCGACGCCGCGCACTGCTGCCCGCCCACCCTCGCCCAGGGCGCGGCCCTGTCCCTGGAGGACGCGTGGGTGCTCACGCAGATGCTGACCGCCGCGGACACCTGGGACGACGCGCTCCTCCGGGCCTATCACGAGCGGCGGATCTCCCGCGTGCGGCCGGTCGTGGAGGCGTCCGTCCGGATCGGGCAGTGGCAGCTCGACGGGGTGCGCGACGCCGACGTGCCCGGGCTGATGGCCCGCACCATGACCATGCTCCGGGAGCTGCCGTGA
- a CDS encoding cyclase family protein, translating into MIPDRTDPEGSIARAAKACSNWGRWGEDDVLGTLNFLDEAKRREGAALVRRGVSFSLSQRFDINGPQKGWRRRTNPVHTMLDTGTDAALGNQGLPHGIGGADDVIAMPLQCSTQWDGLGHIFDHGRAWNGRRAEKVVTSDGDLVTGVEHMAPHVAGRGVLLDVGRVLGEGGGTSRSGEAGSGGELPDGFAITEEHLTATAEAHGVRVGRGDILLVRTGRLTRARRDGWGEYAGGPAPGLSFTTAGWLHRTEIAAIATDTWGFEVRPNEFEHAFQPLHQVAIPHIGLLIGEMWDLDALAEDCANDGRYAFWLTAAPLPITGAVGSPVNPIAVK; encoded by the coding sequence GTGATCCCGGACCGCACCGACCCCGAGGGCTCGATCGCCCGCGCCGCGAAGGCGTGCTCCAACTGGGGCCGTTGGGGCGAGGACGACGTGCTCGGCACCCTCAACTTCCTCGACGAGGCCAAGCGCCGCGAGGGCGCCGCGCTCGTCCGGCGGGGCGTCAGCTTCTCCCTGTCCCAGCGCTTCGACATCAACGGCCCGCAGAAGGGCTGGCGACGGCGCACCAACCCGGTGCACACCATGCTCGACACCGGTACCGACGCCGCGCTGGGCAACCAGGGGCTGCCGCACGGCATCGGCGGCGCCGACGACGTGATCGCGATGCCGTTGCAGTGCTCCACGCAGTGGGACGGGCTCGGACACATCTTCGACCACGGCAGGGCGTGGAACGGCCGCCGGGCCGAGAAGGTCGTCACCTCCGACGGCGACCTGGTCACCGGCGTCGAGCACATGGCCCCGCACGTCGCCGGACGCGGTGTGCTCCTGGACGTCGGACGGGTCCTCGGCGAGGGCGGGGGCACCTCCCGCTCGGGCGAAGCCGGGAGCGGGGGAGAACTGCCGGACGGTTTCGCGATCACGGAGGAGCACCTCACGGCGACCGCCGAGGCGCACGGCGTGCGGGTGGGGCGCGGTGACATCCTGCTCGTCCGCACCGGCCGGCTCACCCGGGCGCGCCGCGACGGCTGGGGCGAGTACGCCGGAGGACCCGCCCCCGGACTGTCGTTCACCACGGCCGGCTGGCTGCACCGCACCGAGATCGCCGCGATCGCCACCGACACCTGGGGCTTCGAGGTCCGGCCCAACGAGTTCGAGCACGCCTTCCAGCCCCTGCACCAGGTCGCCATCCCCCACATCGGCCTGCTGATCGGCGAGATGTGGGACCTGGACGCGCTCGCCGAGGACTGCGCGAACGACGGCCGGTACGCGTTCTGGCTCACCGCCGCGCCCCTGCCGATCACCGGCGCGGTCGGCTCCCCCGTCAACCCGATCGCCGTCAAGTAA
- a CDS encoding fumarylacetoacetate hydrolase family protein — MSVKPEAASALFAGPFALATLSAPEGAAFPALVTPDAQVIDLRPALGDADLTMRGVLDDWDAVLPRLAALAGDGAPRRGPLAEFRVHAPVEPRQVFQSGANYRRHVIDLHVAHRAPGDDRPEEERRAEAAEIMDRRAAEDLPYVFVGLPSAITGPYDDVVLPAWAEKPDWELELAAVIGRPAHRVSVEQAPDHIAGYTIANDLTDRATVFRRDMPQIGTDWLRSKNAPGFTPLGPWIVPAASVPDTGDLRLTLRLNGETMQDESTEDMVFDVARMVSYASQTARLLPGDLVLTGSPAGNGMHWGRLLRDGDVMDASITGLGAQRTRCVAEAAR; from the coding sequence ATGTCCGTGAAACCTGAAGCCGCGTCCGCCCTCTTCGCCGGACCCTTCGCCCTCGCCACCCTCTCCGCCCCCGAGGGGGCCGCCTTCCCCGCTCTCGTCACCCCCGACGCCCAGGTGATCGACCTTCGACCGGCCCTGGGCGACGCCGACTTGACCATGCGGGGAGTCCTGGACGACTGGGACGCGGTGCTGCCGCGGCTGGCGGCGCTGGCCGGTGACGGCGCTCCGCGGCGCGGGCCGCTGGCGGAGTTCCGGGTGCACGCGCCGGTCGAGCCGCGCCAGGTGTTCCAGTCCGGCGCCAACTACCGCCGGCACGTCATCGATCTGCACGTCGCGCACCGGGCCCCGGGCGATGACCGGCCGGAGGAGGAGCGGCGCGCGGAGGCGGCGGAGATCATGGACCGGCGGGCGGCGGAGGACCTGCCGTACGTGTTCGTCGGCCTGCCGAGCGCGATCACCGGACCGTACGACGACGTCGTGCTGCCCGCCTGGGCCGAGAAGCCCGACTGGGAACTGGAGCTGGCGGCGGTGATCGGCCGCCCGGCCCACCGGGTGTCCGTCGAGCAGGCCCCGGACCACATCGCCGGCTACACCATCGCCAACGACCTGACCGACCGCGCCACCGTCTTCCGCCGGGACATGCCGCAGATCGGCACCGACTGGCTGCGCAGCAAGAACGCCCCCGGGTTCACGCCGCTCGGCCCGTGGATCGTGCCCGCCGCCTCGGTCCCGGACACCGGCGACCTGCGGCTGACGCTGAGGCTGAACGGCGAGACCATGCAGGACGAGTCCACCGAGGACATGGTCTTCGACGTGGCGCGGATGGTGTCCTACGCCTCGCAGACCGCCCGTCTCCTGCCCGGCGACCTGGTGCTGACCGGTTCCCCGGCCGGCAACGGCATGCACTGGGGCCGGCTGCTGCGCGACGGCGACGTCATGGACGCCTCCATCACCGGGCTCGGCGCCCAGCGCACCCGTTGCGTGGCGGAGGCGGCCCGGTGA
- a CDS encoding LysR family transcriptional regulator codes for MNLSRLDLNLVVALRALLEERNVTRAGQRVGLSQPAMSAALSRLRRHFDDDLLARVGGHYELTALGQVLLDRVSTAYDLLERLFASQASFDPAKESREFRLVASDYAVAVFGAELARVVHQEAPGIRLRFAQTPTTVVDATDTLLSTTDGLLMPHGVVSDFPATDLYQDRWVFLVAEDHPSVDDRLTREDLARLPWVTYQRTYDAPAVRQLGMLGVEPRVEVSVDSFQLMPLLVAGTRRIALIQARLARLLAPLAAVRVVEPPYEAVPLREALWWHPVHTHDAAHIWLRETAARVGSRMAGVTEA; via the coding sequence GTGAATCTCAGTCGCCTCGACCTCAACCTCGTCGTCGCCCTGCGCGCCCTGCTGGAGGAGCGCAACGTGACCCGCGCCGGGCAGCGCGTCGGTCTGAGCCAGCCGGCGATGAGCGCGGCGCTCTCGCGCCTGCGCAGGCACTTCGACGACGACCTGCTGGCCCGTGTCGGCGGCCACTACGAACTCACCGCCCTCGGACAGGTCCTCCTCGACCGCGTGTCCACCGCGTACGACCTGCTGGAACGCCTCTTCGCCAGCCAGGCGAGCTTCGACCCGGCCAAGGAGAGCCGTGAGTTCAGGCTCGTGGCGTCCGACTACGCGGTCGCCGTCTTCGGCGCCGAACTCGCCCGGGTCGTGCACCAGGAGGCCCCCGGCATCCGGCTGCGGTTCGCCCAGACGCCGACCACCGTGGTGGACGCCACGGACACCCTGCTGAGCACCACCGACGGCCTGCTCATGCCGCACGGCGTGGTCAGCGACTTCCCCGCCACCGACCTCTACCAGGACCGGTGGGTCTTCCTCGTCGCCGAGGACCACCCGAGCGTCGACGACCGGCTGACCCGGGAGGACCTGGCCCGGCTGCCCTGGGTCACCTACCAGCGCACCTACGACGCCCCGGCCGTCCGGCAGCTCGGCATGCTGGGCGTCGAGCCCCGCGTCGAGGTCTCCGTCGACAGCTTCCAGCTCATGCCGCTGCTGGTCGCCGGCACCCGGCGCATCGCCCTGATCCAGGCCCGCCTCGCCCGGCTCCTCGCGCCGCTCGCCGCCGTACGGGTGGTCGAGCCCCCCTACGAGGCGGTACCCCTGCGGGAGGCGCTGTGGTGGCACCCGGTGCACACCCACGACGCGGCCCACATCTGGCTGCGGGAGACCGCCGCCCGGGTCGGCAGCCGCATGGCCGGCGTGACGGAGGCGTGA
- a CDS encoding gamma-glutamyltransferase, producing MQFTTRPTLSGTFGMVSSTHWLASQSAMAVLEDGGNAYDAAVAGAFVLHVVEPHLNGPAGEVPILLAPAGGGVRVLCGQGVAPAGASAAHYRGLGLGLVPGTGPLAAAVPGAFDAWMLLLRDHGTRSLADVLKYAVGYAEHGHAPVENVSATVETVRELFETEWTSSAEVYLPGGRAPRPGELFRNPALAATWKRLLAETAGAGDREAQIDAAREVWRTGFIAEALVRQAARPTLDTSGEHHTGTLTAADLAGWSAAYEAPVTYDFGDWTVCKAGPWSQGPVLLQQLALLPPELPPYGSADYVHLLVEGCKLAMADREAWYGDAAEVPLDDLLSAEYNAERRTRIGPRASHDLRPGSPGGRVPRLSAHARRAATGAPGPSPVGAGEPTVAKLPTSPVPGEPEVAGDGSTRGDTCHLDVVDRWGNMIAATPSGGWLQSNPVVPELGFPLGTRLQMTWLEDGLPNTLTPGRRPRTTLTPSLALRDGVPVMAFGTPGGDQQDQWQLHFFLAVALRGRVRGGLDLQGAIDAPNWHNDSFPGSFYPRGMRPGSVTVEARTDPAVVEGLRRRGHDVTVGDAWSEGRLCAVARDPRTGVLSAAANPRGMQGYAVGR from the coding sequence ATGCAGTTCACGACGCGCCCCACCCTGAGCGGCACCTTCGGCATGGTGTCCTCCACCCACTGGCTGGCCTCGCAGTCGGCGATGGCCGTGCTGGAGGACGGCGGCAACGCCTATGACGCGGCCGTGGCCGGCGCCTTCGTGCTGCACGTCGTCGAGCCGCACCTCAACGGCCCGGCCGGAGAGGTGCCGATCCTCCTGGCCCCGGCCGGCGGCGGGGTACGGGTGCTGTGCGGGCAGGGCGTCGCGCCCGCCGGGGCGAGCGCCGCCCACTACCGGGGACTCGGCCTCGGCCTGGTCCCCGGCACCGGACCGCTCGCCGCAGCCGTCCCCGGCGCCTTCGACGCCTGGATGCTCCTGCTGCGCGACCACGGCACCAGGTCCCTCGCCGACGTCCTGAAGTACGCCGTCGGCTACGCCGAGCACGGGCACGCGCCCGTGGAGAACGTCAGCGCGACCGTGGAGACGGTGCGGGAGCTGTTCGAGACGGAGTGGACCTCCTCGGCCGAGGTGTACCTGCCCGGCGGCCGGGCGCCGCGCCCCGGCGAGCTCTTCCGCAACCCCGCCCTCGCCGCCACCTGGAAGCGGCTGCTGGCCGAGACCGCCGGGGCGGGGGACAGGGAGGCGCAGATCGACGCCGCGCGGGAGGTGTGGCGCACCGGGTTCATCGCCGAGGCCCTGGTCCGGCAGGCCGCCCGCCCCACCCTGGACACCAGCGGCGAGCACCACACCGGCACGCTGACCGCCGCCGACCTGGCCGGCTGGTCCGCGGCCTACGAGGCCCCGGTGACGTACGACTTCGGCGACTGGACCGTGTGCAAGGCGGGCCCCTGGAGCCAGGGCCCGGTCCTGCTCCAGCAACTCGCCCTGCTCCCACCGGAGTTGCCTCCCTACGGCTCCGCCGACTACGTCCACCTGCTGGTCGAGGGCTGCAAGCTCGCCATGGCCGACCGCGAGGCCTGGTACGGCGACGCGGCCGAAGTGCCGCTCGACGACCTGCTGTCGGCGGAGTACAACGCCGAACGGCGGACCAGGATCGGCCCCCGCGCCTCCCACGACCTGCGGCCCGGCAGCCCCGGCGGCCGCGTCCCGCGGCTGAGCGCCCACGCGCGCCGGGCGGCCACCGGCGCGCCCGGCCCCAGTCCGGTGGGCGCCGGCGAGCCGACGGTCGCCAAGCTGCCGACGTCCCCCGTGCCGGGCGAACCCGAGGTCGCCGGGGACGGCTCCACCCGCGGCGACACCTGCCACCTGGACGTCGTGGACCGCTGGGGCAACATGATCGCGGCCACGCCCAGCGGCGGCTGGCTCCAGTCCAACCCCGTCGTCCCCGAGCTGGGCTTTCCGCTGGGCACCCGGCTCCAGATGACCTGGCTGGAGGACGGCCTGCCGAACACGCTCACCCCGGGCCGCCGCCCCCGGACGACCCTCACGCCGTCCCTCGCGCTGCGCGACGGGGTGCCGGTGATGGCGTTCGGCACGCCGGGCGGCGACCAGCAGGACCAGTGGCAACTGCACTTCTTCCTCGCGGTCGCGCTGCGCGGGCGGGTGCGCGGCGGCCTCGACCTCCAGGGCGCGATCGACGCACCGAACTGGCACAACGACAGCTTCCCCGGCTCCTTCTACCCGCGCGGCATGCGCCCCGGCAGCGTCACCGTCGAGGCCCGCACGGACCCCGCGGTGGTGGAGGGGCTGCGGCGCCGCGGCCACGACGTGACGGTCGGCGACGCCTGGTCGGAGGGCCGGCTGTGCGCGGTCGCCCGGGACCCGCGGACGGGCGTCCTCTCGGCGGCGGCGAACCCGCGCGGCATGCAGGGCTACGCGGTGGGCCGCTGA
- a CDS encoding inositol monophosphatase family protein: MIKDSETIDEFLARHAHDVEESVRKAAAQEIMPRWRRLAEHEVELKAGPHDLVTDADRKAELYLTEALAALLPGSVVVGEEAVHANPASYEAIRGEAPVWIVDPVDGTRQFVHGDSGFCTLVALVRRGVLYASWTFAPARDQLATAVRGKGAYLDGERLHAGSPEPGRDLRVATSHPDYTTDEQKRALLGLWTEGVAPRSCGSAGLEYLAVARGESDATAFSWEAAWDHAAGLLLVEEAGGTHLTRAGEPFRITGGNTLPFTAARDAATAHRVAGLLSDGA, encoded by the coding sequence ATGATCAAGGACAGCGAAACCATCGACGAGTTTCTCGCCCGGCACGCCCACGACGTGGAGGAGTCCGTCCGCAAGGCCGCCGCGCAGGAGATCATGCCGCGCTGGCGCCGGCTCGCCGAACACGAGGTGGAACTGAAGGCAGGCCCGCACGACCTGGTGACCGACGCCGACCGCAAGGCGGAGCTGTACCTCACGGAGGCGCTCGCCGCCCTGCTGCCCGGCTCGGTCGTGGTGGGCGAGGAGGCCGTGCACGCCAACCCGGCGTCGTACGAGGCGATCCGGGGCGAGGCGCCGGTGTGGATCGTCGACCCCGTCGACGGCACCCGGCAGTTCGTGCACGGCGACTCCGGCTTCTGCACCCTGGTCGCCCTCGTCCGGCGCGGAGTCCTGTACGCCTCCTGGACCTTCGCCCCCGCCCGCGACCAACTCGCCACGGCCGTCCGGGGCAAGGGCGCGTACCTCGACGGCGAACGGCTCCACGCGGGCTCCCCGGAACCCGGCCGCGACCTGCGCGTGGCCACCTCCCACCCGGACTACACCACGGACGAGCAGAAGCGCGCCCTGCTCGGCCTGTGGACCGAGGGCGTGGCACCCCGCTCCTGCGGCTCGGCCGGACTGGAGTACCTGGCCGTGGCCCGCGGCGAGTCCGACGCGACGGCCTTCTCCTGGGAGGCCGCCTGGGACCACGCGGCCGGCCTGCTCCTCGTCGAGGAGGCGGGCGGCACCCACCTGACCCGCGCGGGCGAACCCTTCCGCATCACGGGAGGCAACACCCTCCCCTTCACCGCGGCCCGCGACGCGGCCACGGCCCACCGGGTGGCGGGGTTGCTGTCGGACGGAGCCTGA